From a region of the Armatimonas rosea genome:
- the argB gene encoding acetylglutamate kinase, producing MPEQIAATLIQALPYIRIFAGKTIVIKYGGNAMIDEELKKAVMRDLVLMRLVGINPILVHGGGPEINEAMKKLGKEPEFVAGRRVTDAETMEIVEMVLTGKTNKSIVAHLNGEGVQAVGLSGKDANLLIATKDTDNGDIGFVGKIAHVNPEIIHTLTNGGYIPVISSVAVGADGQAYNVNADTAAAALAAALHAEKLILMTDVEGLYRDFSDKSSLVSELTASEARQWIADGIVDKGMIPKLEACASAVEDGVPRAHIIDGRRAHALLIELFTDTGIGTMVR from the coding sequence ATGCCAGAGCAGATTGCGGCGACGTTGATTCAGGCGCTGCCTTATATCCGGATCTTTGCCGGGAAGACGATCGTGATCAAGTACGGCGGCAATGCCATGATCGACGAGGAGCTGAAGAAAGCGGTGATGCGCGACTTGGTGCTGATGCGCCTGGTCGGGATCAACCCGATCCTCGTGCACGGCGGCGGGCCGGAGATCAACGAGGCGATGAAGAAGCTGGGCAAGGAGCCGGAGTTTGTCGCGGGGCGGCGCGTGACCGATGCGGAGACCATGGAGATCGTGGAGATGGTGCTGACGGGCAAGACCAACAAGAGCATTGTCGCGCATCTCAACGGCGAGGGGGTGCAGGCGGTCGGGCTTTCCGGGAAGGATGCGAACCTGCTGATCGCCACCAAGGACACCGACAACGGCGATATCGGATTTGTGGGCAAGATCGCGCACGTGAACCCGGAGATTATCCACACGCTCACCAACGGCGGCTACATCCCGGTGATCTCATCGGTGGCGGTGGGCGCGGATGGGCAGGCGTACAACGTCAACGCGGACACGGCCGCGGCGGCGCTGGCGGCGGCGCTCCATGCGGAGAAGCTGATCCTGATGACCGATGTCGAGGGCCTCTACCGGGACTTCTCGGACAAGAGCAGCCTAGTGAGCGAGCTCACAGCTAGTGAGGCGCGGCAGTGGATCGCCGACGGCATCGTGGACAAGGGGATGATCCCCAAGCTGGAGGCGTGCGCAAGCGCAGTCGAGGACGGCGTGCCGCGGGCACACATCATCGACGGTCGCCGTGCCCATGCGCTGCTGATCGAGCTCTTCACCGACACGGGTATCGGGACCATGGTGCGCTGA
- a CDS encoding FMN-binding negative transcriptional regulator, whose translation MYIPPHFRVDDPEALTAFLLANSFASLVTVVNGEPFATHLPLLYQPETNSLIGHLAKANPQCEHLANTESVLAIFTGPHGYISPRWYTHAPAVPTWNYTAVHVYGKPKLITEPEALTKILLTLEAHYEPEPIPYDDTFFAPKLKGIVGVELEISRLEGKFKLSQNIPAESREKVIAKLKESERSEAAEERSPRVPFGCGRLPSRRLSEIMENTK comes from the coding sequence ATGTACATACCACCGCATTTTCGCGTAGATGATCCCGAGGCGCTCACGGCATTTCTCCTTGCCAATAGCTTTGCAAGCTTAGTGACAGTTGTCAACGGCGAGCCCTTTGCGACGCACCTGCCGCTGCTCTACCAGCCGGAGACCAACTCGCTGATCGGGCACCTCGCCAAGGCCAACCCGCAGTGCGAGCACTTGGCAAATACTGAGAGCGTCTTGGCGATCTTCACCGGGCCGCACGGCTACATCTCGCCGCGCTGGTACACCCACGCACCTGCCGTCCCGACCTGGAACTACACCGCCGTCCACGTGTATGGGAAGCCCAAGCTCATCACGGAGCCCGAGGCGCTCACGAAAATCTTGCTCACGCTGGAGGCGCACTACGAACCGGAGCCAATCCCGTACGACGATACGTTTTTCGCGCCCAAACTTAAGGGAATCGTGGGTGTGGAGCTAGAAATCTCGCGGCTCGAAGGTAAGTTCAAACTCTCCCAAAACATCCCCGCCGAGAGCCGGGAAAAAGTAATCGCAAAACTAAAAGAATCCGAGCGAAGCGAGGCGGCTGAGGAACGAAGCCCCCGGGTACCCTTTGGGTGCGGACGTTTACCGTCCCGGCGGCTCTCCGAGATCATGGAAAACACGAAATGA
- a CDS encoding GNAT family N-acetyltransferase, which translates to MSIASVLQEAYANDENGVQPRSTALDEKSWDIYCALGEKRYEALLVFANSRPAATVRWQFEDNALYFSRLAVRPSFQRQGIATLLLERLEEIAHQAGATRLTCMVRIEIEKNLNMYLRRGFVLVDEHSVCRDGTPVRTGHLEKRLV; encoded by the coding sequence ATGAGTATCGCGTCTGTGCTGCAGGAAGCCTACGCCAACGACGAAAATGGGGTTCAGCCTCGCTCCACAGCGCTTGATGAGAAGTCGTGGGACATTTACTGTGCACTCGGGGAGAAACGCTACGAGGCCCTTCTCGTCTTTGCAAACTCGCGGCCCGCAGCTACCGTTCGCTGGCAGTTTGAGGACAATGCACTCTACTTCTCCCGGCTTGCGGTTCGTCCCTCGTTTCAGCGCCAAGGAATCGCGACTCTGCTGTTAGAGAGGCTAGAAGAGATTGCACACCAGGCGGGAGCGACACGCCTCACCTGCATGGTGCGGATCGAGATCGAGAAGAATCTGAACATGTACCTGCGGCGCGGTTTTGTTCTCGTGGATGAGCACAGTGTCTGTCGAGATGGGACGCCCGTACGAACAGGACACTTGGAAAAGAGGCTGGTCTAA
- a CDS encoding GNAT family N-acetyltransferase, which produces MTIRDARPDEAGRIYAITRSAFLEYASDVPPPSALFETEAEVVKELAAGNHHALLAERDGKALGCVRYELDRRGLHFFRLAVLPSARRQGVAKALLARLEEVGRAHEKSRLWCHVRPKVSRNVALYESVGYALNGEDVMVRNGFVIPVGVMEKWL; this is translated from the coding sequence TTGACGATTCGCGACGCCCGGCCGGACGAGGCCGGGCGGATCTATGCCATCACGCGCTCGGCCTTTCTGGAGTACGCCAGCGATGTCCCGCCGCCCTCGGCGCTCTTTGAGACCGAGGCGGAGGTGGTAAAAGAGCTGGCCGCAGGCAATCACCACGCGCTTCTGGCGGAGCGCGACGGCAAGGCCTTGGGCTGTGTCCGCTACGAGCTCGACCGGCGCGGCCTGCATTTTTTCCGGCTTGCTGTCTTGCCATCGGCGCGGCGGCAGGGAGTCGCCAAGGCGCTCTTGGCACGGCTGGAGGAAGTGGGACGAGCGCACGAGAAGTCGCGCCTCTGGTGTCATGTGCGGCCCAAGGTCAGCCGCAATGTCGCCCTCTACGAGAGTGTCGGCTACGCCCTAAACGGTGAGGATGTGATGGTGCGCAACGGATTTGTGATCCCCGTGGGAGTGATGGAAAAATGGCTCTAG
- a CDS encoding acetylornithine transaminase, which yields MTTTTEATKTESDSRQWDQSHVMTTYARQSVELVRGEGCWLFDTDGKRYLDFLSGIAVCSVGHAHPYLTKAIADQAATLMHASNLYLTQPQARLARRLIELSDFERVFFCNSGAEANEAAIKLSRKYGRSIAESKVRIVTATNSFHGRTLAAVTATGQPKYHEPFAPLPPGFDYVPFNDIAALEAAVTDNTCAVLLEPIQGESGVHPATPEYLAKARELCDKHGALLIFDEVQTGVGRTGKMWAYQQYGVIPDVMTLAKGLGGGVPIGACLARGAAAETLKPGDHGSTFAGNPLCTAAANAVLDILADERLTQNAATVGAYLRERLASLGAPRGMGLMIGLELDKPIAKKVVSEALALGLIINATGDTTLRIIPALILTKELADEGVNLLEKAIRNAEAS from the coding sequence ATGACAACAACGACAGAAGCGACGAAGACCGAGAGTGACTCTCGGCAGTGGGACCAGTCCCATGTGATGACCACCTACGCGCGGCAATCCGTGGAGCTCGTGCGCGGCGAGGGCTGCTGGCTCTTCGACACCGATGGCAAGCGCTACCTGGACTTTCTCTCGGGGATCGCGGTCTGCTCCGTGGGCCACGCGCATCCCTATCTGACCAAGGCGATTGCCGATCAGGCCGCGACTCTGATGCACGCCAGCAATCTCTACCTCACGCAGCCCCAAGCACGGCTGGCGCGGCGGCTGATCGAGCTCTCGGACTTTGAGCGCGTGTTCTTCTGCAACTCCGGCGCGGAGGCCAACGAGGCGGCGATCAAGCTCTCTCGAAAGTACGGGCGGAGCATTGCAGAGAGCAAGGTACGGATCGTCACCGCGACCAACTCCTTCCATGGGCGAACCCTCGCGGCGGTGACCGCGACCGGCCAGCCCAAGTACCACGAGCCCTTTGCGCCGCTCCCGCCCGGCTTTGACTACGTGCCGTTTAATGACATTGCGGCGCTGGAGGCCGCGGTCACCGACAACACGTGCGCGGTGCTCTTAGAGCCGATCCAGGGCGAGAGCGGGGTCCATCCCGCGACGCCGGAGTACCTTGCCAAGGCTCGCGAGCTCTGCGACAAGCACGGTGCCCTGCTGATCTTCGACGAAGTACAGACCGGAGTCGGGCGGACGGGCAAGATGTGGGCCTACCAGCAGTACGGCGTGATCCCCGATGTGATGACCCTCGCCAAGGGGCTAGGCGGGGGAGTTCCGATCGGTGCGTGCCTCGCCCGAGGAGCCGCCGCCGAGACCCTCAAGCCCGGCGACCACGGCTCGACCTTCGCAGGCAATCCCCTCTGCACCGCCGCCGCCAACGCCGTGCTCGATATCCTCGCCGATGAGCGCCTGACCCAGAACGCCGCGACCGTCGGGGCCTATCTGAGAGAGCGTCTTGCCTCGCTGGGAGCGCCGCGTGGGATGGGGCTAATGATCGGGCTGGAGCTCGATAAACCCATTGCAAAAAAAGTAGTGTCCGAGGCGCTGGCGCTGGGCCTGATCATCAATGCCACCGGAGACACGACCCTGCGAATCATCCCCGCGCTGATCCTCACCAAGGAATTAGCCGACGAAGGGGTGAATCTTCTGGAAAAGGCGATCCGAAACGCAGAGGCAAGCTAA